The Pantoea phytobeneficialis genome has a segment encoding these proteins:
- a CDS encoding ferredoxin reductase family protein codes for MNIFTRNTLWVLFYLFFTAGPLFVLLIGPLPPSRDFWTEFSAAAGYAGLAILGLQVGLTARFRAVTSPWGEDTIYHFHKQMSFIALVLIIAHPVILFILRPERLALLNFIEAPWRARFAAISTYSLIALMVMAMWRVKLKISYEVWHYTHIILAVLVIGAGLLHTVAWGFYLDAPLKRALWTGLAILWCCLLIYTRIVRPFLMLRKPYQVIATRHERGGSTTLVMQPVGHAGFPFVPGQFGWLNVWGSPFKLTSHPFSFSSSAEMAKETIEMTIQDAGDYTRKIRNVTAGKRVYIDGPYGAFTVGNPADMHVLIAGGIGITPMMSIIRTFADLGDKRPIILIYGNKNWDGITFREELEALSDRINLQVIHVLEQPPKDWTGETGIISSELIQRYIPAPYEQHEYFICGPNRMMDEIEKTLAALQVPLAKYHSERYHFV; via the coding sequence ATGAACATTTTCACACGAAATACTCTCTGGGTATTGTTCTATCTATTTTTCACTGCCGGTCCGTTATTTGTTCTTCTGATAGGTCCACTCCCCCCCTCCAGGGATTTTTGGACAGAATTCTCTGCTGCGGCAGGCTATGCTGGCCTGGCCATTTTAGGATTGCAGGTTGGTCTTACCGCCCGCTTTCGTGCGGTGACAAGCCCGTGGGGCGAAGATACTATTTATCATTTCCATAAACAAATGTCTTTTATAGCCCTGGTCCTGATTATTGCCCATCCTGTCATCCTTTTTATTTTGCGACCAGAAAGACTGGCACTACTTAATTTCATTGAAGCACCGTGGCGGGCACGCTTTGCGGCAATATCTACCTATTCTCTTATTGCCTTAATGGTGATGGCAATGTGGCGTGTGAAACTAAAAATTAGCTACGAAGTCTGGCACTATACTCATATTATTTTGGCAGTTTTAGTTATTGGCGCGGGGCTACTTCATACGGTTGCCTGGGGGTTCTATTTAGATGCGCCCTTAAAACGTGCCTTGTGGACAGGATTAGCCATACTCTGGTGCTGCCTGCTGATTTATACACGCATCGTCCGTCCTTTCCTGATGTTGCGAAAACCCTACCAGGTCATTGCAACGCGCCATGAACGAGGAGGCAGTACCACGCTGGTGATGCAACCTGTTGGTCATGCAGGGTTTCCATTTGTCCCCGGTCAATTTGGCTGGCTGAATGTCTGGGGAAGTCCTTTCAAATTGACGTCTCATCCCTTCTCTTTTTCATCCAGCGCGGAAATGGCGAAAGAGACGATTGAAATGACCATACAAGATGCTGGCGATTACACCCGAAAGATCAGAAATGTGACGGCGGGTAAGCGTGTTTATATTGATGGTCCCTATGGCGCATTCACTGTGGGTAATCCGGCGGATATGCATGTGTTAATTGCCGGGGGGATTGGTATTACCCCGATGATGAGTATCATCCGAACTTTTGCCGATCTCGGTGATAAACGTCCGATAATACTAATCTATGGTAATAAAAATTGGGATGGCATTACTTTTAGAGAAGAACTGGAAGCCTTGTCAGACAGAATTAATCTACAGGTCATACATGTTCTTGAACAACCCCCGAAAGACTGGACGGGAGAAACGGGTATCATTAGCAGTGAACTGATACAACGTTATATTCCAGCGCCATATGAACAACATGAATACTTTATCTGTGGCCCAAACAGAATGATGGATGAGATTGAAAAAACGCTGGCAGCTTTACAGGTTCCGTTAGCGAAATATCACTCAGAACGCTATCACTTTGTATAA